The nucleotide sequence acaccttttatcccagtacttgggaggcagaggcaggtggatctctgtgagttcaaggccagcctggctacaagagctagttccagcacagactccaaaagccacagagaaactctgtcttgacataccaagagagagagagagagagagagagagagagagagagagagagagagagagagagggagagagagagggagagagagagagataaaggaaCAGAAGGATCAGAGGCAGACTGATACCCCGACTCCACCCCCAGCCCATGTGACTCCAGGAGGTGTCATTTTTTTGGGAGGAGGCTCAAGTCTTGGAATAAAAGCCGAAAAAGACACCAGAGCAGCCACacttggcagcagcctgagaagcAAACCTCCTCTCCAGAGGAAGAGCTTAGGCCACAGCAGAGACATGGAGCTCTCCTCAGCCCCTCTCCACAAAGGACAGCTACCCTGTAGGGGACTCCTGCTGGCAGGTGAGGATACAGTCCTCAGGGGTGTGGACAGCAGGGGAGCTCAGAGACTGGATGGGGTCTTCTGGGAGGGGGATTGTGCCTGAGAGGAGACATCTGGCTTCTGCTTGAAGCCTGAGAGCAACAGGAAGCTCGCAGAGAATGTGAATTGGTAAGTGGGGAGGAAAACTCAGGGGTTCCCCACTGCAAGTTTATCAGCACTGGCCTCTGTACCCTGAAGACTGACTCCCACaactgtgtcagggtgactctcCAAGTAAAACTCAAACTAGGGCCAGTAAACAGGGTCATTTCATACATACGACCCTGAGGAATCTGCACATAAACCTCAGGCTCTGGGATATTGATTTGCCCACAGGTGTCTGAGCCTGTTCCAGGCAGTGGGATTTAAACCCAAATCAAACCAGTTCTCCTCACAGAGTCCTGGGCAGGAAGACAGAGCAGCAAGGATATCTAGAAGGTGGGGTTGTGGTTGACAAGGACTTCAgaagaaacagagctgggaaggtcagaaaatgaaggctttagaggaggaggtcagagaagacATGCCTACACTCACCAAAGATTATGAGTGTGAGCAGGGATCTGAGGGAGTAAGGGGTTGGCTGTGCAGACACCAGAGAAAAGTTTCCTTCAGTGGAAAGATTTAGGGGTACTAAGGAATGGGGGTGATGCTGCTGACCTCCACCCAATAGGACACACACACCAAGGCTGAGATTTGAACACACCCAGGTCTCAATTTCTACCAAATGCAAAGATCTAATATTGAtagtttttctctcttccctcttagcctcACTTTTGATCTACTGGAGCTCTCCCACCACGGCCCAAGTCACTGTGGAAGCAGTTCCGCCCCATGCTGCTGAAGGGGCGAATGTTCTTCTACTTGTCCACAATCTGCCAGAGACACCCCAAGTCTTTTACTGGCACAAGGGAGAAAATCCGGATAACAGTAACGAAATTACACGATTTATAACGTCAGATAATGTAAATAAAACAGGGCCTGCATACAGTGGCAGAGAGACAATATACCCCAATGgatccctgctcttccagaacatCACTCAGAAAGACACTGGAGCCTACACGTTCCAAATGATAACGCAAAGCTATCATTTTATTACAAGATCCGTGCAGTTCCATGTTCACTGTAAGTAATTCTCTGTAACCTCTGGGTCATGGGTGGACTTAATCCTACTTCACACATAGAATTGTCAGTGCTGGATGACTGTGTTATGGTCCCCACATTGTGGCTCAAGCATTTAGTAAAGGACACGGAGTGGAGGAAACAGCAATAAATCAGGATCCCTAACTAGAATCCACTctcagagagggggggggaggtaaCTCAGCCCAGGCATCTCAGACTCTGCCCAGGGTCTTAGATGTTCATCATGAGCATGGCCTTGAGAAAGACCCTTCAGGACTCAGGCAGGGCCTGACTGAGAAAACCATGAGATTTTCACAGAGACATGAACACCAGGTTTGTTTCTGACCTCCTTCCCAGACTGGACCAGGAATGCTGAGAAGCTTATAGACTGGGTTGGAATTTGACCTCCTGTTGGAGCTGACAGGGGACAATGATTGATTGTAGGCTGGTAGCCTGCTGACCATCAGCCTGTGACAGCCATGTCTGAGGCAGGTCACCTGGGCATCTCCTCCTGAGACTCAGTGTGCTCAGCATAGGTGGAGGGGTATGAAAGACAACCAGCCAGCTGTCCTGATGGTCTTCTGAGACCTCGCAGGAAGGTGGAGAGCCctaaagagatgggagaaaagtGTACAAATGGCAGCTCCCTGCCTCTGGGGATCCGGACCTGAGTTTATTTCCTGTAGGCAAACAGTAAGTAAGAGACACTGCTTTGTGGAAGGTCAGATCATTGCTCACCTTTCAGGTGAACTTGTAGGTATGGCAACAATCATTGTCCTATTCtagggaaactgagacaggaaacAATCACTGAGTCAGAGTCACACAGGCCATGGGTGGCACAAGCTATCTGTCCACACCACATCTCCAGCCTCCCCACCATGGAGACCCTGTTAGGTACCCCTGAGGGTTATAGATCATTTACTAGACTTGGGCTTCCTTTAAGGTTCCCTGATTCATGTCAGTCAACATCAAACTCCTGACAAGAATGGCCCAGCTGAAGCCCAGCCTGACCTGAGTGCTAACCAGATCCTGATCTATGTGGGGTCTCTGACGGGCTGTCAGGTTCTCAGGGAACTCAATGGGAAGACCAATCATGACCTATCTGTAGGAGAGCCCTGAGCAGCAAAGGCTTGGAGGGCGCTGGTCCTCACTGAGCAGTGAAGGTCAGGGCAGCTGGAGGGACTCACACATAGTGTCCCAAGACACGTAATGGGTCAGTGAGGACCAGGAGATAACATGAGGTCTCTGATTCCAAGTCTCGAGTCTGTCCATCACCACACACTGCAGCTCAATTCCCTCCTGGGAAAGCGCTTCCTTCTCCCATACACAGCACAGAGGCCCCATTGTCTCTAGAAGCTCAGCTATTCCATCTGCCTGTAATTTGCTTCTTGCCTGATTCTTTGAGGATCTGGGTTTGTGGGGAGATAGGAGACAATCTCTGTTGAAAGAGGCCCTTGCAAGAATCAGAGGCACCACTCAGGGCAACCTTCTCTCTgttgtctgcacacacagcactgcTACCCAAGCCGAAAATCACAAGCAACAATTCCAATCCCATGGAGGGTGAGGACTCAGTAGCATTCATGTGTGAGCCTGAGACAGAGAGTACAAGCTACCTGTGGAGGAGAAATGGCCAAAGCCTCTCAGAAGGTGACAGGCTGAAGCTGTCTGAGGACAACAGGACTCTCACTTTACTCAGTGTTGTGAGGAATGACACAGGAGATTATGAGTGTGAAACCCGGAACCCAGTGAGCACCTCCCGAAGTGACCCATTCACTCTGAATATTACCTGTGAGTATTGTCTGCTTCACCTGGCTACATCTTTCTATACAAAGGGTTAGAGCTAGAAAACTCAGTCCCCTTGGGTTGGTGACACAGACCCACTACACAGATACCTAGGCAGGCCAGGACTTTCTGGCCCATCACAAGAACATGCAGCCAGGCCCAGCATTGAGCTGGAATGGGTTTGAGGCTCAGGGTGATGGAGACAGGCTCAGGTTCAGTGCACACCCACGTGTGAAGTGGGGATGTTGGTGCTTGAGATGGATCAGGGCTTGTGACTGCTGCATGAATACTTTTCTATTGATCTGCACCTCAGCTCTGGTTATAGCACAGCTCAGAGAGATACTATGACCTTCTGCAGACCAAGATTCCCCTTCGCTCTGCTGACATCACATGTGCCTTTATTCTGTTTGCTCCAGATGGTACAGACATCCCGATCATATCCCCTTCAAATACTTATTTTCGTTCAAGGACAAACCTCAGTCTCTCCTGCCATTCAGCTGTTAACTCACCCGCACAGTACTCTTGGTTTGTCAATGGAGAGCTGGTGTCATCCTCCCAAGAGCTCTTTATCCCCAACATCACTACTAATAACAGTGGATCCTATACCTGCTTCGTCTATAAATCTATCACTCGCCTCAATAGGACCACAGTCAAGAACATTACAGTCCTTGGTAAGTGGATCTCTAAAATATCAGCGACAGGTTTGTAGTGGAGTCTTTTGGCTTTCTGGTAAGATGCAGCAGAATTTAATTTCCAGCCCATGTCTATGGGAACAAGCAAAACTCCATTTTCTCCTGAGTGTCCTGCTTCATCCCTATGTCTGATCTTCTCAGGATGCTCTGACTTCTCTTGGCTGATAGGGTTGGAGCTTGGAGTGTGAGGAGGAGCTTCTCCCAGCCTTGGAAACCTCAGGTTGTGGGAGGGACTTCCTAGGGGAGGGAGAGCCTTAAGGTCAAGATTTCTTTCTGTCACTAACACAGCCTTCCTGtcccctccattttcttcttatgACCTCCAGGGCTTAGAGGGACATCCAGGGCTTTACTATGTTCACTTCTTTTTTCCCAAATGTGAGGAGAAAACTCCCTCCCTACAAATGGGAACCAGCAGTTCAGAGctctgctcccagctctgcttctgtctcAGGGGTGATTGGCTGAGCTCTGACTCCattggagaagaagagagggtggaaaagGCACCTGGGACCCTGGTTTTGACTCAGGGTAAACCATGTCACTGACGACTTGATGATAATCTCTCTCCCTTACTCTTCTCAAGGATTATAAACAAAAgtatggacttcccacagggcagggaaccctactGCTCTTACGACTGGATAggcaggggagagggagtgggaggagtaggagggaaatgggaggaggggaggaggtgaaaatttttaatgaataaataaataaataaactaaaaaaaaatccaaaaacaaatgCCGGCCAAGTGTGCGGGTTTGTGCCTTTAAGGGCCACActaaggagggagaggcaggaagatagtgTGAGTTTGAGccaagtctggtctacatggcaaggtCTAGGCTAGCCAGAACTGTACAGTgtgaccctgtctgaaaacaaaaaagcaaaaaacaaaatgcaaaacaggTATGCCAGATTAGAGTGGCAGACTGTGGTCAACTCAGTGGTCATTCACGTCTTCTCTGTGGTACTTAATCCATCTCCATGTAGCACGACGTAAATTTTTCTTCAAACAGAAATTCTTTACTTTGGGATTTCTTTGAGTCATGAATTCTAGGAGTTAATACCTTTAAGAATAGCTGGGCTATCCTAACCccataacaaataaattatttaataaaaaaaaacctagaaagcTATTTTCTAATGCAGGGACCTGACTGTTCACACTCACAGAAAGAGTGTGCAAGAATTTGCACAaaaatcaatggaaaaaaaattctccccATTACTGGGTCTATGGGGGTCAATTAATAATTGCGGACAAACCCCCAAggtctattaaaccagaagcaaactttattccaggaaaaaattaaaaaataaaaaaaaataaatttccatggggcacaaaaagttTATCAGAGAAGgacttgtaaggctgtggcaaaacAGTTTCCAAACTCTCCCTTTATATAGCAAGAAGCAACAAGCATTAGgaaagaacaaaggaatttttacaatctcgaggtaaaactcagatacaaattctttttaaaaaaaaattttattaaccttgtttttcagttaaactgGTGTTAGTGTTTAGTCCATCCTTTCTCTCTGGCACTGGCTGATGGTGTTCACCAAAGCTCTGCACTCCCCTGACACTTCCCGTTTTGCATAGCACGAGAGGAATGGGAAAACGCAAAACCAAAAAGTCACATACATGCCATCATTTAAACGTAAACTCAGTTCACTTCATTTGCTGGTCCTGAGTGGCCAGGGGTCACGAAGGCTGAACTTCAGCTTACAGAGGTCCCACAGTTTGAAGAGGGTCACTTCAGTCTTGCAGATAGAGCTATGGATTCTATAGCAAAGTGACCAATGTTAACAGTTAATTCTTAAGGTGccgagaaagctgctgacagcctgctctcattctcctggGCTTACAACTTCATATTTccttatttctacattcttatttctggaacctacatttctatattcttattgtTGGACTCTTCACCAATCCCCCTCAAGGTTTCTGGACACGTGGGATGAGTGGCCTCCTAGTGTGGAATCTACACGAATATCCTGAGTCCGGGGTCACTGTGGGTGATCTGGGTAGAGGATGATTCTGCTCTTTCCTGAGAGACCATATCTTACACCAAACATGAGATCTTGTGTCTTCATTCTGTGGGCCCTGTGAGCTGGCTGAGATCTCTGAGGGTAAATGACTCTCACTTGGTCCCCTCCACTGTTTATCCACAGAGCCAGTGACTACACCCTTCATCAAAGCCACCAAATCTGAAGTCAAAGAACCAGACTCTGTGCACCTGACCTGCGACTTCAACTCCAGTGACTCTACAATTGCCTTCCGCTGGTTCCACAATGGCAAGGGAATGGAATTCACAGACAGGGTATTCTTAGTTCAAAACGGAACCCTCTCCATATCGCACGCCAGGAAGGAGGATTCTGGAGTGTACCAGTGTGAGATATACAATGCAGTCAGTTCCAAGAGGAGTGACCCCTTCCAGTTGAACGTAAGACGTGAGTGACCTTCCCTCCATTCTTACTTCATAGTGTTGAGGGTGGGGCAATTTTTTATCAGCAATGTGCAAAATGTGTAAAATTCACCAGGAGAAAAACATGGCTAAGATACAAACACAGCCAGCTTGGTGGTGGATGCATGTTAATCTCATGATAAAATAAGGCGTAAGCTGAGCacggtgctgcatgcctttaaccccagccagCACACCAGAGCTAGAGACAGGTGATTGTCTATGAGTTCCCAACCTCCCTGGTCTTTGATTGGCAACACCGGCCACTGTATGCTGAAGACTGACGTTCCCACTATGTCAGGGTGACTCTGCAAGTAAAACCCAGACTGGGGCCATTAAGCAACATCATGACATATGACCCTGAGGAATCCACAAGTAAACCCCAGGCTCTGGGACACTAATTTGCTCACAGGTATCTGAGCCTGTTTCAGGCAGTGGGCTTTAAACCAAAATCAAATAATTCCTCCGCACAGAGTCCTGGGCAGGAAGACAGAGGATCAAGGACATCTAGAAGGTGGGGTTGGGACTGACAAGCACTTCAgaagaaacagagctgggaaggcCTGCTTCCCAAATGAATGCTTGGAGTCTTTAGAGAAGGAGGTCAGAGAAGACATGCCTACACTCACCAAAGATTCTAAGTGTGAGCAGGGATCTGAGGGAGTTAGGGGTGAGCTGTGTGGACACCTAAGAAGAGAGTTTCGTTCACTGGAAAGATTCAGGAGTACAGAGGAATGGGGTGATGCCCCAGACCTTCCtcaacaggacacacacacaccatggctgcGAGTTGAACACGCTCAGGTCTCAATTTCCTCCAAATGCAAAGATCTAATATCAATcggttttcttcctcttccctcttagccTCACTTTTCACCTACTGGAGCTCTCCCACCATGGCCCAAGTCACTGTGGAAGCAGTTCCGCCCCATGTTGCTGAAGGGGCAAATGTTCTTCTACTTGTCCACAATCTGCCAGAGTCACTCCAAGTCTTTTCCTGGTACAAGGGAGAAAATGTGGATGAGAAAAAGGAGATTGTAAAATTTGTAAAACCAGGAGAAACATATAAAAGAGGGCCTGCATACAGTGGCAGAGTAAAAATATACCTCAATGGATCTCTGCTCTTACTGAATGTCGCTCAGAAAGATGCAGTACCCTACATGCTACATATGAAAATGGGAAACCTTGATGCTAGAAATGCATCTGTGAAGTTCGATGTACACCGTAAGTAACCTCTGGGTCATTGTAGACCTAATCCTACTTCACTCATAGAATTGTCAGTCCTGGATGACTTGTTATGGTCCCCGCATTATGGTTCAAACATTTAGAAAAGGCCACAGAatggaggaaacagaaataaatcagGATCAGTAACTAGAATCTACCCTCTGAGAGAGAAGGTGAGGTAACTCAGCCCAGGCATGTCAGACTCTGCCCAGGGTCTTAGATCTCATCATGAACATGGCCTCGAGAAAGACCCTTCAGGACTCAGGCCGGGCCTGTCTGAGAACACCATGAGATTTTCACAGAGAAATGAACACCCAAAGCTTTGCTTCAGACCTCCATCCCAGACTGGACCAGGAATTCTGGGATCTCAAAGACTGGGTTGGAATTTGACCTCCTGTTGGAGCTGACAGGAGACAATGATTGGTTGCAGGCTGGTAGCCTGCTGACCCTCAGCCTGTGAGAGTCATGTTTGAGGCAGGTCACCTGGGCATCTCCTCCAGAGACTCAGTTTGCTCAGCATAGGTGGAGGGCTATTAAAGACAACCAGCCAGCTGTCCTGATGGTCTTCTGAGACCTCGCAGGAAGGTGGAGAGCCctaaagagatgggagaaaagtGTACAAATGGCAGCTCCTTGCCTCTGGGGGTCCAGCCCTGGGATTATTTCCTGCAGGCAAATAGTAAGAGACACTGCTTGGTGGAAAGTCAGGCCATTGCTCACCTTTCAGGTTAACTTGCAAGCAACGATCATTTACTCTGTGCCCTATTCtagggaaactgagacaggaaacACAGTCACTGAGTCAGGGTCACAAAGGCCATGGGTGGCACAAGCTATCTGTCAacagccacatctccagcctcccCACCATGGAGACTCTATTAGGTGCCCCTGAGTCTTATAGATCATTTACTAGACTCAGGCTTCTTTTATGGGTCCCTGATTCATGTCAGTCAACATCAAACTCCTGACAAGAATGGCCCAGCTGAAGCCCAGCCTGACCTGAGTGCTAACCAGATTCGGATGGGTGTGAGATCTCTGACTGGCTGTCAGGTTCTCAGGGAACTCAATGGGAAGACCAATCATGAGCGATGTTTAGGAGAGCCCTGAGCAGCAAAGGCTTGGAGGGCACTGGTCCTCCAAGTGGAGTCACTGGTCCTGAGAAGTGGAGGTCAGGGCAGCTGGAGGGACTCACACATAGTGTCCCAAGACATGCAATGTGTCAGTGAGGACCAGGAGATAACATGAGGTCTCTGATTCCAAGTCTCGAGTCTGTCCATCACCACACACTGCAGCTCAATTCCCTCCTGGGAAAGCCCTTGCTTCTCCCATATACAGCACAGAGGACCCATTGTCACTGAGAGCTCAGCTACTCCATCTGTAATTTGTTTCCTGCCTGATTCTTTGAGGTTCTGGGTTGGAAGGGAGATTGGAGACTAGCTCTGTTTAAAGAGGCCCTTGCAAGAATCAGAGGCACCAAACAGGACAAAATTCCTTCTCTTGTCTGCACACAGCACTGCTACCCAAGCCCAAAATCACAAGCAACAATTCCAATCCCATGGAGGGTGAGGACTCAGTAGCATTCATGTGTGAGCCTGAGACTGAGAATACAAACTACCTGTGGAGGAGAAATGGCCAAAGCCTCTCAGAAGGTGACAGGCTGAAGCTGTCTGAGGACAACAGGACTCTCACTTTACTCAGTGTTGTGAGGAATGACACAGGAGATTATGAGTGTGAAACCCGGAACCCAGTGAGCACCTCCCGAAGTTATCCATTCCATCTGGAAATTACCTGTGAGTATtatctgttttataatttttacagCTGCCTAAATACAGACAGTTTGAGCTAGGACACTCTGTCCCCTTGGGTTGGTGACACAGATCTACCACACAGATCCCTAGGCTGAACAGGGAGGGCCTCCTGGCCCAGCCCAGGTACATGCAGCCAGGCCCAGCATTGAGCTGGAATGGGCTGGAGGGACTTCTACCTAGAGAGACTCAGGGTGTTGGAGACAGGGGACAGATCAGTCTCAGGCTCAGTGCACACGTGAGTGTGCAGTGGGGATGTTCCTGTGCTTTGATCGAGATGGATCAGGATTTGTGCCTGCTGCATGAATACTCCTGTACTAATCGGCACCACAGCTCTTGGAACCTGCTCAGCTGAAGTTATAGCACAGCTCAGAGAGATACTATGGCCTTCTGCAGACCAGTATTGCCCTTCCCTCTGCTGACATCACATGTGCCTTTGTTGTGTTTGTTCCAGATGGTCCAGATGTCCCGATTATATCCCCCACAAATACTTATTTTCGTTCAAGGACAAACCTCAGTCTCTCCTGCCATTCAGCTGCTCTCCCACCCGCGCTGTACTCTTGGTTTGTCAATGGAGAGCTAGTATCATCCTCCCAAGAGCTCTTTATCCCCAACATCACTACTAATAACAGTGGATCCTATACCTGCCTCATCCATTACTTTGTCACTGGCCTCAATAAGACCAGAGTCAAGAACATTGAAGTCCttggtaagtggatctctgaaatATCAGTGCCAGGTTTAGAGTTTTTTGGCTTTCTGGTAAGA is from Microtus pennsylvanicus isolate mMicPen1 chromosome 1, mMicPen1.hap1, whole genome shotgun sequence and encodes:
- the LOC142858772 gene encoding cell adhesion molecule CEACAM8-like; its protein translation is MELSSAPLHKGQLPCRGLLLAASLLIYWSSPTTAQVTVEAVPPHAAEGANVLLLVHNLPETPQVFYWHKGENPDNSNEITRFITSDNVNKTGPAYSGRETIYPNGSLLFQNITQKDTGAYTFQMITQSYHFITRSVQFHVHSLLPKPKITSNNSNPMEGEDSVAFMCEPETESTSYLWRRNGQSLSEGDRLKLSEDNRTLTLLSVVRNDTGDYECETRNPVSTSRSDPFTLNITYGTDIPIISPSNTYFRSRTNLSLSCHSAVNSPAQYSWFVNGELVSSSQELFIPNITTNNSGSYTCFVYKSITRLNRTTVKNITVLEPVTTPFIKATKSEVKEPDSVHLTCDFNSSDSTIAFRWFHNGKGMEFTDRVFLVQNGTLSISHARKEDSGVYQCEIYNAVSSKRSDPFQLNVRPSLTIQWSSRTKPAVTVEAVPPHVVEGKSVVLLVHDMPEKVKSFFWYKGKHSIDDNEIARFQKSDSTVQKGPAFSSREKIYPSGTLVFRNVTKQDEGAYLLRMETENLNFMAHVHIHVNPK
- the LOC142837211 gene encoding cell adhesion molecule CEACAM1-like gives rise to the protein MAQVTVEAVPPHVAEGANVLLLVHNLPESLQVFSWYKGENVDEKKEIVKFVKPGETYKRGPAYSGRVKIYLNGSLLLLNVAQKDAVPYMLHMKMGNLDARNASVKFDVHPLLPKPKITSNNSNPMEGEDSVAFMCEPETENTNYLWRRNGQSLSEGDRLKLSEDNRTLTLLSVVRNDTGDYECETRNPVSTSRSYPFHLEITYGPDVPIISPTNTYFRSRTNLSLSCHSAALPPALYSWFVNGELVSSSQELFIPNITTNNSGSYTCLIHYFVTGLNKTRVKNIEVLEPVTTPFIKATKSEVKEPDSVHLTCDFNSSDSTIAFHWFHNGKGMKFTDRVFLIQNRILSISHTRKEDSGVYQCEIYNAVSSKRSDPFQLNVRRE